A single region of the Epinephelus moara isolate mb chromosome 12, YSFRI_EMoa_1.0, whole genome shotgun sequence genome encodes:
- the gzf1 gene encoding GDNF-inducible zinc finger protein 1, with product MGVKVVQLTSKSHHENILASLHQLRLQGQLSDVTVQVDYQGDVQEFQAHQLMLAASSGYFRKILLSQDATRDKVLLSNMHSSDFSKFLEFVYTGKVEVVRDKIGDVQATAQFLDCEDLSEVCGEAMSAGILQKPTQKTSASGDKGDIHGAKKEKQTKVKKKQPKSLLLKRRFSPQSSEKEVIPKRLKAKSTAKDEKRQGRNLKLRLAARKVLRKRINTKRAANPNNVNQVTNEDTEETEENEVRAEGEAQPQSQAERGDESSLGMPASDADDWECEEDVQNTDLEDPLLLSLEGDGDEEGEEEEEEEEGAESKETIKRTSKAQFQCNKCQRTFHYERSYLKHISTYHGVKADVIYRCETCQQTFANRSNLKIHEKHVHSNERLFACDSCAKTFKRKKDVVRHQRQVHERNNLRHVCPACGKALSSKTALLLHERTHTGAKPFECSDCGARFTQNSALKMHRRTHTGEKPFACDECDARFTQKHMLAYHKRSHTGEKPFMCEACGKSFASKEYLRHHSNIHTGSKPYKCEDCGRGFAQRNSLHQHLKIHTGERPYSCKDCDKQFTQLNALQRHQRIHTGEKPYMCGLCRRTFTDKSTLRRHTMIHDSDAPWKTYLVVLEGNVEDKKSKSPTKGKTDKAGAKEKKSTARKSGGAAPAVETGTAGGPVKTSADSFMVPSEPVTLPSEWTSHGAIALVSHGALGGITVIHTDIPPGTQLQPIVTTDSTGASVISLDGSAIPVPFSIPVSMAHTIPLCSEASSTSLSIPTLSVPVSGTLASVSEIPTVSTSSVLEAAASQTILAPVSEARDTSEVDISQPDIQTVVVGDDICGGEQNAAVISDGEQRTADNPSGEPEGASAEDAV from the exons ATGGGGGTCAAAGTGGTGCAGCTCACCTCTAAGTCCCACCATGAAAACATCCTGGCTTCtctgcatcagctgaggctgcAGGGACAGCTGAGCGACGTCACCGTGCAGGTGGACTACCAGGGAGACGTGCAGGAGTTTCAGGCCCACCAGCTGATGCTCGCAGCATCCAGCGGCTACTTCAGGAAGATCCTTCTCTCTCAGGATGCTACCCGAGACAAAGTGTTGCTCTCCAACATGCACTCCAGTGATTTCTCCAAGTTTTTGGAATTTGTGTACACAGGTAAAGTTGAAGTTGTCAGAGACAAGATTGGTGATGTTCAAGCAACAGCTCAGTTTTTGGACTGCGAGGATCTGTCTGAGGTTTGTGGTGAGGCCATGAGTGCTGGAATCCTACAAAAACCTACACAGAAAACATCTGCATCAGGAGATAAAGGTGACATACATGGTGccaagaaagaaaaacagaccaAGGTAAAGAAAAAGCAGCCCAAAAGCTTACTTCTGAAGCGACGGTTCTCACCACAGAGCTCTGAGAAGGAGGTAATTCCAAAAAGATTAAAGGCAAAGAGCACAGCGAAGGATGAAAAAAGACAAGGGAGGAACCTTAAACTGAGGCTGGCTGCTCGTAAAGTCCTCCGGAAGCGTATAAATACTAAAAGAGCGGCTAACCCCAACAATGTAAACCAAGTTACGAATgaggacacagaggagacagaggagaacgAGGTCAGGGCTGAAGGCGAGGCTCAGCCACAGAgtcaggcagagagaggagacgaATCATCACTGGGAATGCCGGCCTCTGATGCAGACGATTGGGAATGTGAGGAGGATGTGCAGAATACTGATCTTGAAGACCCCTTGTTGTTATCTCTGGAGGGGGACGGGGacgaggagggggaggaggaagaagaagaagaagaaggggctGAGTCCaaggaaacaataaaaagaacATCCAAGGCCCAGTTCCAGTGTAACAAGTGCCAGCGGACGTTCCACTATGAGAGAAGCTACTTGAAGCACATCAG CACGTACCATGGAGTGAAAGCAGATGTCATCTATCGCTGTGAGACCTGCCAGCAGACCTTCGCTAACCGCAGCAATCTCAAGATCCACGAAAAGCACGTCCACAGTAACGAGAGGCTTTTTGCCTGTGACTCCTGCGCAAAGACCTTCAAACGAAAGAAGGATGTCGTCCGCCATCAAAGACAG GTGCATGAACGCAACAATCTGCGACACGTCTGCCCCGCCTGTGGAAAGGCGCTCAGCTCTAAAACTGCACTGTTGTTGCatgagaggacacacacaggcGCAAAGCCCTTTGAGTGCAGCGACTGTGGGGCCAGATTTACTCAGAACTCTGCCCTCAAGATGCACCGCAG gactcacacaggagagaagccatTTGCATGTGACGAGTGTGACGCCCGGTTCACACAGAAGCACATGTTGGCCTATCATAAGCGGTCACACACAG GAGAGAAACCCTTCATGTGCGAGGCCTGTGGGAAAAGCTTTGCCTCTAAAGAATACCTGAGACACCACTCAAACATCCACACTGGGTCCAAGCCATACAAGTGTGAAGACTGCGGTCGAGGCTTCGCTCAGAGGAACTCCCTCCACCAGCATTTAAAGATACACACAG GTGAGCGTCCGTACAGCTGTAAAGACTGTGACAAGCAGTTCACCCAGCTCAACGCCCTCCAGCGGCACCAgcgtattcacacaggagagaagcccTACATGTGTGGTCTTTGTAGACGCACTTTTACGGACAAGTCCACCCTTCGCAGGCACACTATG ATTCACGACTCAGATGCTCCCTGGAAAACCTACCTAGTGGTGCTGGAAGGAAATGTGGAAGATAAGAAATCTAAAAGTCCCACCAAGGGAAAGACGGACAAAGCAGgagcaaaagagaaaaagagcacTGCTAGAAAAAGTGGTGGTGCTGCTCCTGCTGTTGAAACTGGTACTGCTGGCGGTCCTGTTAAAACCAGCGCCGACTCCTTCATGGTGCCGTCTGAGCCAGTCACTCTCCCATCTGAATGGACCAGTCATGGGGCCATTGCTCTGGTCAGCCACGGCGCGCTCGGCGGGATCACGGTCATCCACACTGACATACCACCTGGGACTCAGCTCCAGCCCATTGTAACCACTGACAGCACAGGGGCCAGCGTCATCTCCTTAGACGGATCAGCCATCCCTGTCCCCTTCTCCATACCAGTGTCCATGGCTCACACGATCCCCCTGTGCTCTGAGGCgtcctccacctctctctccaTACCCACTCTCTCAGTTCCTGTTTCTGGCACGTTGGCGTCAGTCTCAGAGATCCCAACTGTTTCTACGTCATCCGTCCTGGAAGCTGCCGCCTCTCAGACCATTTTGGCTCCAGTTTCAGAGGCTAGAGACACTTCTGAGGTGGATATATCACAGCCTGATATTCAGACTGTAGTTGTCGGGGACGATATTTGTGGAGGAGAACAAAATGCTGCTGTCATAAGTGACGGAGAGCAGAGGACAGCAGATAACCCCTCAGGTGAACCTGAAGGGGCCTCAGCTGAAGACGCTGTGTAG
- the napbb gene encoding N-ethylmaleimide-sensitive factor attachment protein, beta b — MDNSGKEKEAIQLMADADKKVKSSGSFLGGMFGGGPHKVEEACEMYCRAANMFKMAKNWSASGAAFCKAARLHMQLQNKHDCATSFIDAGNAYKKSDPNEAIKCLNAAIDIYTDMGRFTIAAKHHISIAEIYESELVDIEKAIAHYEQAADYYKGEESNSSANKCLLKVGAYCAQLEQYQKAIEIYEQVGANTMDNPLLKYSAKEYFFKASLCHFIVDELNAKIAVEKYEEMFPAFSDSRECKLLKKLLEAHEEQNSEAFTEAVKEFDSISRLDQWHTTLLLRIKKTIQGDEGDLK, encoded by the exons ATGGACAACTCCGGGAAAGAGAAGGAAGCCATTCAGCTAATGGCGGACGCTGACAAGAAAGTCAAGTCTTCTGGCTCCTTTTTGGGAGGGATGTTCGGAGG AGGACCTCACAAAGTGGAAGAAGCATGTGAGATGTACTGCAGAGCAGCCAACATGTTCAAGATGGCCAAGAACTGGAGCG CTTCTGGAGCTGCATTTTGCAAGGCCGCACGTCTCCACATGCAGCTGCAGAACAAACACGACTGTGCCACCAGTTTCATCGATGCAGGAAATGCTTACAAGAAGTCCGACCCTAATG AGGCAATCAAGTGTTTAAATGCCGCCATCGATATATACACAGACATG ggaAGATTCACCATCGCAGCCAAACACCACATCAGTATCGCAGAGATCTACGAGTCTGAACTGGTGGATATCGAAAAG GCTATTGCACATTATGAACAAGCAGCAGACTACTACAAAGGGGAGGAATCCAACAG TTCTGCCAACAAGTGTCTGCTGAAGGTGGGGGCTTACTGTGCTCAGCTGGAGCAGTACCAGAAGGCTATTGAGATCTACGAGCAG GTCGGAGCCAATACGATGGACAACCCGTTGCTGAAATACAGCGCCAAAGAGTATTTCTTCAAAGCCTCCCTCTGCCATTTCATTGTAGACGAGCTCAACGCTAAG ATTGCTGTTGAAAAATACGAGGAGATGTTCCCAGCTTTCTCTGACTCTCGAGAATGCAAACTGTTGAAG AAACTTCTTGAGGCTCATGAGGAACAGAACAGCGAAGCTTTCACAGAAGCG GTAAAGGAGTTCGACTCGATCTCACGTCTGGACCAGTGGCACACAACCCTCCTGCTGCGCATCAAAAAGACCATCCAGGGCGACGAAGgggatttgaaatga